In Bacillota bacterium, one DNA window encodes the following:
- a CDS encoding transposase, with amino-acid sequence MEELQARIAYLHGLANGLERVDGQQTAELMRGILDVLDGIAGELEALREDTSELDEYVQSVDEDLAQVENEFWSTPGGESEAGEEAATSVECPNCGLVLEFQPSDFADEEGRVELICPNCGENIRLERDERQGGARRGAGEAAHEAGGPPGGRDGRDGPAGGGRGGGRARMRAGGQRERASRVTVVEDQRG; translated from the coding sequence ATGGAGGAGCTGCAGGCCCGAATCGCCTACCTGCACGGGCTGGCCAACGGGCTGGAGCGGGTCGACGGGCAGCAGACGGCGGAGCTGATGCGCGGCATCCTCGACGTCCTCGACGGCATCGCCGGCGAGCTGGAGGCGCTGCGCGAGGACACCTCGGAGCTGGACGAGTACGTCCAGAGCGTCGACGAGGACCTGGCCCAGGTGGAGAACGAGTTCTGGAGCACGCCCGGCGGGGAGTCCGAGGCCGGGGAGGAGGCCGCCACCTCGGTGGAATGTCCCAACTGCGGCCTGGTGCTCGAGTTCCAGCCGTCCGACTTCGCCGACGAAGAGGGCCGCGTCGAGCTGATCTGCCCCAACTGCGGCGAGAACATCCGCCTGGAGCGGGACGAGCGGCAGGGCGGCGCGCGCCGGGGCGCCGGCGAGGCCGCGCACGAGGCGGGCGGCCCGCCGGGCGGGCGCGACGGGCGTGACGGCCCGGCGGGCGGCGGACGCGGAGGCGGTCGCGCGCGCATGCGGGCCGGCGGGCAGCGCGAGCGCGCGAGCCGCGTCACCGTCGTCGAAGACCAGCGCGGATAG